In the genome of Gemmatimonadota bacterium, one region contains:
- a CDS encoding DUF3102 domain-containing protein: MVADGYSPMAYLSPTGGKMQNGPLEHVRDTHATEVEQFDITPYTDGKPFSLERSTRLIRHHIDTIDVAIFKIGKELLWVKKELPHGAFIQWLKNEMKFPKRRAQECMQIARWVIESKSPHALAFLRRIAGKSKTKMLMAVSNTTEQDVDEAMETGHFLGRPIDEIKDTPIGSLREKYRKEHAKNEQLKEDFPKKKDRQFNAKTVLGQKAPQAVDHPAPLAKINRVLIRTTESLSVLTEAVGEIYEDPENDAILASEDWQQLSTTIRHTLDEKIGTIYGRIQTEEPCNHTPYPFADSAGERLPHGAAAGHNENKEKPCRQKNELRKNENHLLTTREAAERAGVKIHLLYGAVKDGRIAYTRKPGRYKEDEYRFDPDEVDRFAATVPVKKKPTTTKQTEIESADGWVIKYKNEVVFTGTLGACLPVRAEREQAGQYCTIEKRNSRSKN; the protein is encoded by the coding sequence ATGGTCGCCGATGGTTACTCTCCGATGGCGTATCTATCCCCCACAGGAGGAAAAATGCAAAACGGACCGCTTGAGCATGTGCGAGATACTCATGCGACTGAGGTCGAACAGTTCGATATCACACCCTACACAGACGGAAAGCCATTTTCTCTCGAGCGAAGCACGCGCCTCATCCGGCACCACATCGACACGATAGATGTGGCGATCTTCAAAATCGGAAAAGAACTGCTTTGGGTAAAAAAAGAACTGCCTCACGGAGCATTTATCCAATGGCTTAAAAATGAAATGAAATTCCCAAAACGACGAGCACAAGAATGCATGCAAATCGCCCGGTGGGTCATTGAATCCAAATCGCCACATGCCCTTGCGTTCCTGCGCCGGATCGCAGGCAAGTCAAAGACAAAGATGCTCATGGCTGTATCCAATACCACCGAACAGGATGTAGATGAAGCGATGGAGACCGGGCATTTTTTGGGGCGACCGATAGACGAGATAAAAGATACGCCCATAGGTAGCCTCCGGGAGAAATACCGCAAGGAACACGCTAAAAACGAGCAACTCAAAGAGGATTTCCCCAAAAAAAAAGACAGGCAATTCAATGCCAAAACCGTACTCGGACAAAAAGCCCCACAAGCTGTCGATCATCCCGCGCCTCTGGCGAAGATCAACCGTGTCCTTATCCGCACCACCGAATCACTCTCAGTTCTCACAGAGGCGGTTGGGGAGATATATGAAGACCCGGAAAACGACGCTATCCTGGCCTCAGAGGACTGGCAGCAGCTATCGACCACCATACGCCACACACTGGACGAGAAAATAGGGACAATCTATGGGCGTATCCAGACAGAAGAGCCATGCAACCACACCCCATATCCCTTTGCGGACTCTGCAGGGGAGAGATTACCGCACGGGGCGGCGGCAGGGCATAATGAGAATAAAGAAAAGCCCTGCCGCCAAAAAAATGAACTGAGAAAAAATGAGAACCATCTACTCACCACACGCGAGGCTGCTGAGCGCGCCGGAGTCAAAATACACTTGCTGTATGGGGCCGTGAAGGACGGTCGCATCGCCTACACACGAAAACCGGGGCGATACAAAGAGGATGAATACCGGTTTGATCCAGACGAGGTTGACCGTTTTGCCGCCACTGTCCCCGTGAAAAAAAAACCAACCACTACAAAACAGACAGAAATCGAGTCCGCTGACGGATGGGTGATCAAGTATAAAAACGAAGTAGTTTTTACGGGCACATTGGGCGCATGCTTGCCAGTGCGTGCCGAGAGAGAACAGGCCGGCCAGTATTGCACCATTGAAAAAAGAAATTCGCGAAGTAAAAATTAA
- a CDS encoding Gfo/Idh/MocA family oxidoreductase, translating to MSKIKMGIIGCGAIAQVQHMPNLGVLHALYEVTWVCDISPGLARWLAEVFGVPNYTTDPHELLQAQDVDAVILCHADPKTELAVAAFEAGKHVFIEKPMCYSLEEVDAICAAKERAGTVGQVGYMKVYDPAYELAREEVGDAGDVRFVQVNHLHPNNNLHLKQFELTYFDDLPPEAAVERNKARQAALKQAVGDVSDDVARAFFTLSGSMIHDLYGLRLMLGNPTNVVSTEVWQGGRAMTTILQYASGARCVATWIDLPDLWHFKETLEVHKDDKRVILSYPTGFARGILSTLDVLEIHANGSHGTRSPEIDWESPFVRELRHFYACITDGEPCRTPVEDARYDIGLIIDITRGYVDGV from the coding sequence ATGTCGAAGATCAAAATGGGGATTATTGGTTGCGGCGCGATTGCACAGGTGCAGCATATGCCCAATCTGGGTGTTTTGCACGCGCTTTATGAGGTGACGTGGGTGTGCGATATTTCGCCGGGGTTGGCGCGGTGGCTGGCAGAGGTTTTTGGCGTGCCGAATTATACGACGGATCCGCATGAGTTGTTACAGGCGCAGGATGTGGATGCGGTGATTTTGTGCCATGCCGATCCTAAGACGGAACTGGCGGTGGCGGCTTTTGAGGCGGGTAAGCATGTGTTTATTGAGAAGCCGATGTGCTATTCGCTCGAGGAAGTGGATGCGATATGTGCCGCGAAGGAGCGAGCGGGTACGGTGGGGCAGGTGGGCTATATGAAGGTCTATGATCCGGCGTATGAGTTGGCACGGGAGGAGGTGGGGGATGCGGGCGATGTGCGTTTTGTGCAGGTGAATCATTTGCATCCGAATAATAATTTGCATTTGAAGCAGTTTGAGTTGACCTATTTTGACGATTTGCCGCCCGAAGCGGCAGTTGAGAGAAACAAAGCGCGGCAGGCGGCTTTGAAGCAGGCGGTGGGCGATGTGTCAGATGATGTTGCGCGGGCGTTTTTTACGCTGTCGGGGAGTATGATTCACGATTTGTACGGGTTGCGTCTGATGCTGGGGAATCCGACTAATGTGGTGAGTACCGAGGTGTGGCAAGGCGGGCGGGCGATGACGACGATTTTGCAATATGCATCGGGGGCGCGGTGTGTGGCTACGTGGATCGATTTGCCCGATTTGTGGCATTTTAAGGAGACGCTCGAGGTTCACAAGGACGATAAGCGCGTTATTTTGTCGTATCCCACGGGTTTTGCACGGGGGATTTTGTCAACGCTCGATGTGCTGGAGATTCACGCCAATGGGTCCCACGGTACGCGCAGTCCCGAAATTGATTGGGAGAGTCCGTTTGTGAGAGAGCTTCGGCATTTTTACGCGTGTATTACAGATGGCGAGCCGTGCCGCACACCCGTGGAGGATGCGCGGTATGACATTGGGTTGATTATCGATATTACAAGGGGGTATGTGGATGGGGTGTGA